In one Drosophila gunungcola strain Sukarami chromosome 2R unlocalized genomic scaffold, Dgunungcola_SK_2 000004F, whole genome shotgun sequence genomic region, the following are encoded:
- the LOC128254218 gene encoding guanine nucleotide-binding protein subunit gamma-1, which yields MAANLQQQRSINLQLRREVEMERMPVSEACSLMMKYMLEHEEEDCLLSGFTQKVNPFREKSSCSIL from the coding sequence ATGGCTGCGAACCTGCAACAGCAGCGCTCCATCAACCTGCAGCTTCGCCGGGAAGTGGAGATGGAGCGGATGCCCGTCTCGGAGGCCTGCTCCCTGATGATGAAGTACATGCTGGAGCACGAGGAAGAGGACTGCCTGCTGAGCGGCTTTACCCAGAAGGTGAATCCGTTCCGTGAGAAGAGCTCGTGCAGCATCCTGTAG
- the LOC128253705 gene encoding kinesin-like protein KIF12 isoform X3 — MGIEGFSCTAFCYGQTGSGKTHTLTGPPDLFVGKPNPKDPRHGLIFRSFLYLFQLIKNRKDVNYVLKASFMEIYNERVIDLLNPGSARKPLAVRWSKKSGGFFVENLFTVDCEELDDLLAVLEEGMRNRAVGSHAMNDHSSRSHTILTVHILSDQQTDGGVFLSKHGKINFVDLAGSELTKKTMSEGKTLEEANNINKSLMVLGYCISSLSDSKKRSGHIPYRDSQLTKLLADSLAGNGVTLMIACVSPAHYNHAETLNTLRYASRAKRIRTKPVIKMDPREALILSLKRDIHALQMENDHLKAALNLHHQAPPNGGAADNLLELQLDRVSSGGGAPVPKVDLQRLPELDGSELAELVKLYMVENESLRQENNHLFTVRETILRDQEIVCRENERLLKKLEDVNKVCVRSPLIPARPAISPTTGKETPGTEIWTNPEPLQSPPEVDLPIEQRMSENADRRTDTAQKRIDQQRIAKNILIMANAFRKPDSDLAKELNINLEKSAKLSTDFMPDMLT; from the exons ATGGGCATCGAGGGATTCAGCTGCACGGCGTTTTGTTATGGCCAAACGGGCTCCggcaaaacacacacactcactggTCCCCCCGATTTG ttcgTAGGCAAGCCGAATCCCAAGGATCCGCGTCACGGTCTCATCTTCCGTTCGTTTTTGTATCTCTTCCAATTGATTAAGAATCGCAAGGACGTCAACTACGTGCTAAAAGCTTCCTTCATGGAAATCTACAATGAGCGG GTAATCGATTTGCTCAATCCGGGAAGTGCACGAAAACCGCTGGCGGTGCGCTGGTCCAAGAAATCGGGTGGCTTCTTTGTGGAGAATCTCTTCACGGTGGACTGCGAAGAATTGGATGACCTACTGGCTGTTCTGGAAGAAG GTATGAGAAATCGTGCCGTTGGCTCCCATGCCATGAACGATCACTCTTCGCGATCCCACACAATCCTGACGGTCCACATCCTGTCCGATCAGCAGACGGACGGCGGAGTATTCCTCTCCAAGCACGGAAAAATCAACTTTGTTGACCTGGCTGGCAGTGAGTTGACCAAGAAGACGATGAGCGAGGGAAAAACGCTGGAGGAGGCGAACAACATTAACAAGAGCTTAATGGTATTGGGCTATTGCATCTCCTCACTGAGCGACTCCAAGAAGAGATCGGGCCACATTCCGTATCGGGACAGCCAGCTCACCAAGCTCCTGGCCGACAGTCTGGCGGGGAATGGGGTAACTTTGATGATAGCCTGCGTTTCACCTGCCCACTACAATCATGCGGAAACCTTGAATACCCTGCGATATGCCTCTCGGGCCAAGAGGATACGCACCAAGCCCGTGATTAAGATGGATCCCAGAGAGGCACTGATCCTCAGTCTAAAGCGTGACATCCATGCACTTCAAATGGAGAACGACCACTTGAAGGCGGCCCTGAATCTTCACCATCAAGCGCCGCCGAATGGTGGAGCCGCAGATAATCTCCTCGAACTTCAGCTGGATCGTGTCAGCAGTGGAGGTGGAGCGCCAGTGCCTAAGGTTGACCTACAACGGTTGCCAGAGCTAGATGGTTCCGAGCTGGCCGAGCTCGTCAAGCTCTATATGGTGGAGAACGAGTCCCTGAGGCAGGAGAACAATCATCTTTTCACCGTGCGAGAGACCATCCTTAGGGATCAGGAGATTGTGTGCAGGGAAAATGAGCGCCTGCTGAAGAAGCTGGAGGATGTGAATAA aGTCTGTGTCCGTTCACCTCTGATACCAGCGCGACCGGCTATATCTCCGACCACTGGAAAAGAAACACCTGGCACTGAGATCTGGACCAATCCCGAGCCACTCCAATCTCCTCCAGAAGTGGACTTACCCATCGAACAGCGTATGTCAGAGAACGCTGATAGAAGGACAGATACGGCTCAAAAACGAATTGACCAGCAACGCATAGCTAAGAACATCCTGATTATGGCCAACGCCTTCCGGAAACCGGACTCAGATTTGGCCAAGGAGTTGAACATTAATTTGGAAAAGTCAGCTAAGCTATCTACTGACTTTATGCCTga catgctaacataa